The Agromyces atrinae genome window below encodes:
- a CDS encoding endonuclease/exonuclease/phosphatase family protein, with protein sequence MLARLLSALVVLVVAALAVVFTWPQAFGLQNEWVISHVVALRGAAVVCALIAAVVFGLLSFAKPLRGFTIGLVVILLVYAGANVAILSARGFGGEAAPADETSESITVLSWNTLGEVPEASTIAELALERGADIVSLPETTEPLGEEVAIAMREGGRPMWVKTIAFDQIAKARSTTLLISPDLGDYEVVSAEGSGPPGNTNTLPTVVAAPVNGEGPTIVAVHAVAPIRWEMRNWRSDLDWLAEQCAGDDVIMAGDFNATVDHFAGRGAADLGNCADAAVAAGSAGLGTWPTDLPALLGSPIDHVLATPNWTVTSFDVLDEYDDSGSDHRPVVATLERAG encoded by the coding sequence ATGCTTGCCCGCCTGCTCAGCGCCCTCGTGGTGCTCGTCGTCGCCGCTCTGGCCGTCGTCTTCACGTGGCCGCAGGCCTTCGGCCTCCAGAACGAGTGGGTCATCTCCCACGTCGTCGCACTCCGCGGCGCCGCCGTCGTCTGCGCGCTCATCGCCGCCGTCGTCTTCGGCCTCCTCTCGTTCGCGAAACCCCTCCGCGGGTTCACGATCGGGCTCGTCGTCATCCTTCTCGTCTACGCGGGCGCGAACGTCGCGATCCTCTCGGCGCGCGGATTCGGCGGTGAGGCGGCCCCGGCCGACGAGACGTCGGAATCGATCACGGTGCTCTCGTGGAACACGCTCGGCGAAGTGCCCGAGGCGTCGACGATCGCCGAACTCGCCCTCGAGCGCGGGGCGGACATCGTGTCGCTCCCCGAGACGACCGAGCCCCTCGGCGAGGAGGTCGCGATCGCGATGCGTGAGGGCGGTCGGCCCATGTGGGTGAAGACGATCGCCTTCGACCAGATCGCGAAGGCACGCTCGACGACGCTCCTCATCAGCCCCGACCTCGGCGACTACGAGGTCGTCTCGGCCGAGGGCTCCGGGCCGCCCGGCAACACGAACACGCTGCCGACGGTCGTCGCCGCGCCCGTGAACGGCGAGGGACCGACGATCGTCGCGGTGCACGCCGTCGCGCCCATCCGGTGGGAGATGCGCAACTGGCGCAGCGACCTCGACTGGCTCGCCGAGCAGTGCGCGGGCGACGACGTCATCATGGCCGGCGACTTCAACGCCACGGTCGACCACTTCGCGGGGCGCGGCGCCGCCGACCTCGGCAACTGCGCCGACGCCGCCGTGGCCGCGGGCTCGGCGGGGCTCGGAACCTGGCCGACCGATCTGCCCGCTCTTCTCGGCAGCCCGATCGACCACGTCCTGGCCACCCCGAACTGGACGGTCACGTCGTTCGACGTCCTCGACGAGTACGACGACTCGGGCAGCGACCACCGTCCGGTCGTCGCGACGCTCGAACGCGCGGGCTGA
- a CDS encoding PHP domain-containing protein: MLNAERFRGGADLHTHSTVSDGTESPAELIASAAAAGLSALALTDHDSTAGWEEAGAAAIEHGIVLIPGMELSTRVSFASVHMLGYLIDPFDEGLLAETARIREARLTRAEEIVRRISADYDLSWDDVLAQTAEGATIGRPHIADALVARGLADTRSAAFAGILHWRRGYASPHYAPDPLTGIRTIRAAGGVPVLAHPGTRGAEDVIPESRLKALVDAGLFGIEIDHPENREESKGPLRALAAKYGLAITGSSDYHGDGKPNRLGEYTTSPEVVAEIIAQGTGSAPIG; encoded by the coding sequence ATGCTGAATGCCGAGCGGTTCCGTGGTGGGGCCGATCTGCACACCCACTCGACGGTCTCCGACGGCACGGAGTCGCCCGCGGAGCTCATCGCGTCGGCCGCTGCCGCCGGCCTCAGCGCCCTCGCCCTCACCGACCACGACTCGACGGCCGGCTGGGAGGAAGCGGGTGCGGCGGCGATCGAGCACGGAATCGTGCTCATCCCCGGCATGGAGCTCTCGACCCGCGTCTCGTTCGCGAGCGTGCACATGCTCGGCTACCTCATCGACCCGTTCGACGAGGGGCTCCTCGCCGAGACGGCGCGCATCCGCGAGGCGCGACTGACGAGGGCCGAGGAGATCGTGCGTCGTATCTCGGCCGACTACGACCTGTCCTGGGACGACGTGCTCGCCCAGACGGCGGAGGGCGCGACGATCGGACGACCGCACATCGCCGATGCGCTCGTCGCGCGCGGTCTCGCCGACACGCGCTCGGCGGCCTTCGCCGGAATCCTGCACTGGCGTCGCGGCTACGCGAGCCCCCACTACGCACCCGACCCGCTCACGGGTATCCGCACGATCCGAGCCGCGGGCGGCGTGCCCGTGCTCGCACACCCCGGCACGCGCGGCGCCGAGGACGTCATCCCCGAGTCGCGACTGAAAGCCCTCGTCGACGCCGGGCTCTTCGGCATCGAGATCGACCACCCCGAGAACCGCGAGGAATCGAAGGGGCCGCTCCGCGCGCTCGCCGCGAAGTACGGCCTCGCGATCACCGGTTCGAGCGACTACCACGGCGACGGCAAGCCCAATCGCCTCGGCGAGTACACGACGTCGCCCGAGGTCGTCGCCGAGATCATCGCCCAGGGCACCGGTTCGGCGCCCATCGGCTGA
- a CDS encoding DUF805 domain-containing protein gives MTLASSGTPALSLPLPGASFGQAISRFYAKYAVFSGRASRSEYWWIALFQAIVYSVLGILALLGGQNGEPGPLSIIALVVMGVFWLGNILPAIALSVRRFHDGGYSGWLYLLNLIPSLGGVIVFVFMLLPSNPQGARYDA, from the coding sequence GTGACTCTCGCATCCAGCGGTACGCCCGCCCTGTCCCTTCCCCTGCCCGGCGCATCCTTCGGCCAGGCCATCTCCCGCTTCTACGCGAAGTACGCGGTCTTCAGCGGTCGCGCGAGTCGGTCGGAGTACTGGTGGATCGCCCTCTTCCAGGCGATCGTGTACTCGGTGCTCGGAATCCTGGCCCTGCTCGGCGGCCAGAACGGTGAGCCCGGCCCGCTGTCGATCATCGCGCTCGTCGTCATGGGCGTCTTCTGGCTCGGCAACATCCTCCCCGCCATCGCGCTCTCGGTGCGCCGCTTCCACGACGGCGGCTACTCGGGATGGCTCTACCTGCTGAACCTCATCCCGTCGCTCGGAGGCGTCATCGTCTTCGTCTTCATGCTGCTTCCCTCGAACCCCCAGGGCGCTCGATACGACGCATGA